The Anguilla anguilla isolate fAngAng1 chromosome 4, fAngAng1.pri, whole genome shotgun sequence genome has a window encoding:
- the LOC118225994 gene encoding zinc finger protein 501-like has product MKTEPVMDSTDYTGVEWRSSLIKNEDVEESIEEKNGHGMSREEKLILSNIKEEEEEGGEWQSGEVKREDGVKGEEGDEIISKFKQTDRWLKKEGILDCRKQEEDGSKSLVTSCLPSQCRVPSPGSSLISSGKRESEVFACSQCPFIHMEEAKLHQHIEKVHPEEHSRILRSGGNGAEDPLPPSSTHQHPTPPKTLPTPTQSHTGTPGAHTCSQCGKSFRSKSLLTVHERTHTGERPYHCSQCGKSFASKSYLTVHQRIHTGECPYQCSQCGKSFITKSLLTIHQRIHTGERPYHCSQCGKSFREVKCLKSHQQIHTGEHPYHCAQCGKGFSYLNNLTVHQRVHTGEYPYQCSQCGKSFSQPSSLTTHERIHTGERPYHCSQCDRTFTQLCSLTVHQKTHTGERPYHCSHCGKAFRTSGNLRSHERVHARDCLFHCFQCGRGFKESSALIVHQQNCAGDYSALSSERRRSFAHSRHMADDQGS; this is encoded by the exons ATGAAGACAGAGCCTGTGATGGACAGCACAGATTACACAGGGGTGGAGTGGAGATccagtttgattaaaaatgaagatGTAGAGGAGAGTATAGAAGAGAAGAATGGACATGGGATGAGCAGGGAGGAAAAACTCATTCTCTCCAACataaaggaagaggaggaggaaggtggaGAATGGCAGAGTGGGGAGGTGAAGAGGGAGGATGGTGTGAAAGGTGAAGAGGGGgatgaaattatttcaaaattcaaGCAAACTGACAGATGGCTGAAGAAAGAAGGAATACTAGACTgcagaaaacaggaagaggatgGCTCCAAATCTCTAGTTACTTCCTGTCTGCCCAGTCAGTGCAGAGTACCCTCCCCTGGATCTTCTCTCATCTCATCTGGTAAAA GAGAGTCTGAGGTGTTTGCCTGCTCCCAGTGCCCATTCATTCACATGGAAGAAGCGAAGCTTCACCAGCACATTGAGAAGGTTCACCCAGAGGAGCACAGCAGGATTCTGAGGTCTGGAGGAAACGGAGCAGAGGACCCACTGCCTCCCAGCAGCACACAtcagcaccccacaccccctaaAACACTCCCCACCCCGACACAGTCCCACACAGGCACTCCAGGGGCCCACacctgctcccagtgtgggaagagcttcagATCTAAATCACTCCTGACAGTACATGAGCGAACCCATACAGGAGAGCGCCCataccactgctcccagtgtgggaagagctttgcAAGCAAATCCTATCTGACAGTACATCAACGAATCCATACAGGGGAGTGCCCGTATcagtgctcccagtgtgggaagagcttcatAACTAAATCACTCCTGACAATACATCAGCGAATCCATACAGGAGAGCGCCCataccactgctcccagtgtgggaagagcttccGTGAGGTAAAATGTCTGAAGTCACACCAGCAGATTCACACAGGAGAGCACCCATACCACTGTGCCCAGTGTGGGAAGGGTTTTAGTTACTTGAATAATCTGACAGTACACCAGCGGGTTCACACAGGAGAGTACCCATACCAGTGCtcgcagtgtgggaagagcttcagTCAACCAAGCAGTCTGACGACACATGAGCGCATTCATACAGGGGAGCGCCCgtaccactgctcccagtgcGATAGGACATTCACTCAGTTGTGCAGTCTGACAGTTcatcaaaaaacacacacaggggagcgCCCGTACCACTGCTCCCACTGTGGGAAGGCATTCCGAACTTCCGGAAACCTAAGATCACACGAACGAGTTCACGCGCGGGACTGCCTGTTCCACTGCTTCCAGTGCGGGAGGGGTTTCAAAGAGTCAAGTGCATTGATTGTGCACCAGCAGAACTGTGCTGGAGACTACTCTGCCCTCAGCTCTGAGAGGAGAAGGAGCTTTGCTCACTCCAGGCATATGGCTGATGACCAAGGCTCctag